In one window of Microplitis demolitor isolate Queensland-Clemson2020A chromosome 4, iyMicDemo2.1a, whole genome shotgun sequence DNA:
- the LOC103577466 gene encoding zinc finger protein 160 isoform X1, translating into MDAVDIEDNNQVSHNDDDNVDGNVEICRVCLLSNHLMRDLFGENDVVSLSTKAMSFANVKIHPDDGLPTQVCCECADKLESAYEFKLQVEQADSLLREKYDSLNIKEELFFNEVEVRLENERHDDVTDMVDEHYEVTGSVSDDKTSLLKDHLALLQVEKLTHHQEQYLEDEVMKDQIMQSDEQYIEDEHTDEQMITEAIESSANDNIKPESIMHDQDGIAVEEHNYIVQHQDYTLSNEQDHELINTDNVNEHDASEYLSIIGDEERLIKETESHLENVIDDEKNNCYINDNDEVNDDDDDDNNKLNTIDEIEMSKNECNNASTCHNDIDPTDQGSDDENYFENLNLSSRLSQTQSVNKPDNKIFFMCYICDQEFLSKDILKEHMNSHDEVKQTLSMKKTPDKATQKNISPIKSQPPSGKKPNKCPYCGKEYLYVISFKKHIKQHQKNDDELKENMDSLLQNDNSADSNNYDNTDTFEVIADDKHNIEEYTDNGNDNRSINVDIDHQNLSKHGNNCPDIFSDNCNEASAHQDYQDDKQKCNICELEFDSMDKLKNHRSTHVIEGVITEQDLKDELASICQREYDQEKIIDGNLQLEVKKEYNELKCPTCFLLFGSKKSLAKHLETHESIRYRCKICGDEFTQKDDLRKHAEQHSQVKTFKCMQCNKIFANELTLRNHLIATNHKTTVHGEEYDPNKRIKRVAARAAQKIIDKISTEDSLDDSERDDDDDDYDELILKSESGVSGKTGEKSVSKKLFGKSKNLECETCGKRCISKQALAKHMDYHMRNMKAESPESKNKKNNEVKDITRSVPGFSDINDDDDDDDDDNDFDGGLDWPMDNHECSTCKKRYSTKKSLLRHQLLHEEPNFECDICNVKFYRKDKLKAHYDKCSEKNPNQVRKCNICGDTFENNDILREHRSKHVDEGILTEEDLKDLEPGSEDRKGEKIARKRRTDIVGLECTECNKQYTSRKGLLRHIQVHEGKKYLCDICPKKFYRREHLKIHVAKHNMIKPHKCPRCSKRFMKEEQLSAHLTKHERTFKKNKEPDSTSKRFLCEICSKSFTQSTTLVAHLRAHNGIKPYVCEVCARPFTTNAYLKMHMRTHTQERPYTCQFCARAFARADTLANHLTSHTGEAKYHCKYCPKNFRRLKSLKEHVFIHTGQRPYACPTCDRRFNNNGSRYAHSKRCKQNMLQNQARQNQPQTSQPQITQPQITQPQISQPQISQPQISQPQINQPQINQQTIAIASAPQTATIRLAHSVGPTMQVVQSKNVKTITITRPETVGTHQILQHQELLMPLILPLTVTLTDCDDEVILPEGTKIFTTT; encoded by the exons ATGGACGCCGTTGATATTGAGGATAATAATCAAGTGTCGCACAACGACGATGACAATGTGGATGGGAACGTTGAAATTTGCCGGGTTTGTCTCCTCAGCAATCACTTGATGAGAGATTTGTTTGGAGAAAATGACGTTGTTTCATTATCTACTAAAGCCATGAGCTTTGCTAATGTTAAG attcatCCAGATGACGGATTGCCAACTCAAGTCTGTTGCGAGTGCGCTGACAAATTAGAATCCGcgtatgaatttaaattacaagtcGAACAAGCTGACAGTttgttaagagaaaaatatgaCAGCTTGAATATCAAAGaagagttattttttaacgaagTCGAAGTGCGTTTGGAAAACGAAAGGCATGATGATGTCACGGACATGGTTGACGAGCACTACGAAGTAACGGGCAGTGTGTCAGATGATAAGACGTCATTACTGAAAGATCACTTGGCATTATTACAAGTTGAAAAACTTACTCATCACCAAGAACAATATTTAGAAGATGAAGTTATGAAAGATCAAATAATGCAATCGGATGAACAATACATTGAAGACGAGCACACAGATGAGCAAATGATTACTGAAGCTATTGAGTCGTCAGcaaatgataatataaaacCTGAGTCAATAATGCATGACCAAGACGGCATTGCTGTTGAAGAACACAATTACATTGTACAGCACCAGGACTACACGCTGTCTAATGAGCAAGATCatgaattaattaacactGATAACGTTAATGAACACGATGCAAgtgaatatttatcaataattggaGACGAAGAAAGACTAATTAAAGAAACTGAAAGCCATTTAGAGAATGTCattgatgatgaaaaaaataattgttatattaatGACAATGATGAGGtcaatgatgatgatgatgatgacaataataaattaaacacaaTTGATGAAATTGAAATGAGTAAAAATGAATGTAATAATGCATCGACATGTCATAATGACATTGACCCAACAGACCAAGGGTCTGATGACGAAAACTAttttgaaaatcttaatttaagCAGCCGATTATCACAAACTCAATCAGTTAATAAacctgataataaaattttctttatgtgTTACATTTGTGATCAAGAATTTTTGTCGAAAGATATTTTGAAAGAGCACATGAACTCGCATGACGAAGTTAAACAGACGTTGTCTATGAAAAAAACGCCAGATAAAGCTAcgcagaaaaatatttctcctATTAAATCACAACCACCTTCGGGTAAAAAACCTAACAAATGTCCTTACTGTGGTAAAGAATATTTGTATGttatatcatttaaaaaacacaTTAAACAACATCAAAAAAATGACGATGAGTTGAAAGAAAACATGGATTCGTTACTTCAGAATGATAATTCTGcggattcaaataattatgacaACACTGATACGTTTGAAGTGATTGCTGATGATAAACATAATATCGAAGAGTACACTGATAATGGTAATGATAATAGAAGTATTAATGTAGATATTGatcatcaaaatttaagtaaacatGGTAATAATTGTCCAGatattttttcagataattgTAACGAAGCTTCAGCTCATCAGGATTATCAAGATGATAAACAAAAGTGTAACATTTGCGAGCTGGAATTTGACTCGatggataaattaaaaaatcatcggTCGACTCATGTTATTGAAGGCGTAATAACAGAACAAGATTTAAAAGACGAGCTTGCTAGTATTTGTCAAAGAGAATATGACCAAGAGAAAATAATTGATGGTAATTTACAATTGGAAGTTAAAAAGGAATATAATGAACTCAAGTGTCCTACTTGCTTTTTATTGTTTGGTAGTAAAAAATCGCTGGCAAAACATTTAGAGACACATGAAAGTATAAGATACCGTTGTAAAATATGTGGTGATGAATTTACACAGAAAGACGATCTTCGTAAGCACGCTGAACAACACTCGCAAGTTAAAACATTCAAATGTATGCAGTGCAACAAAATATTTGCCAATGAACTGACACTGAGAAATCATTTGATAGCAACAAATCACAAGACAACTGTACACGGTGAAGAATATGATccaaataaaagaattaaaagagTGGCAGCACGTGCAgcgcaaaaaataattgacaaaatTAGCACTGAAGACAGCCTTGATGACTCGGAAAgagatgatgacgatgatgattaTGACGAGTTAATTTTGAAGAGTGAGTCGGGAGTTAGTGGAAAAACTGGAGAAAAATCggtgtcaaaaaaattgtttggtaaaagtaaaaatcttGAATGTGAAACTTGTGGCAAGAGATGTATTTCTAAGCAAGCGTTGGCTAAACACATGGATTATCATATGAGAAATATGAAGGCTGAGTCTCCAgagtcgaaaaataaaaaaaataatgaagtaaaAGATATAACTCGTAGTGTTCCTGGATTTTCTGATATcaatgatgatgacgatgatgatgatgatgacaatgATTTTGATGGGGGGTTGGACTGGCCAATGGACAATCACGAGTGTTCGACATGTAAGAAAAGATACAGTACGAAAAAATCATTGTTGCGACATCAGCTTTTACATGAGGAGCCTAATTTTGAGTGCGATATatgtaatgttaaattttatcgcAAAGACAAATTAAAAGCACACTACGATAAATGCTCGGAAAAGAATCCAAATCAAGTGAGGAAGTGTAATATTTGCGGCGATACCTTTGagaataatgatattttacgTGAACACAGATCAAAACACGTTGACGAGGGCATACTTACCGAGGAAGATTTGAAAGATTTGGAGCCTGGCTCTGAGGACAGAAAGGGAGAGAAAATAGCGAGGAAGAGACGCACTGATATTGTTGGATTGGAATGCACTGAATGTAACAAACAATATACGTCACGTAAAGGTCTTCTGAGACATATACAAGTGCATGaaggtaaaaaatatctttgcGATATATGTCCAAAGAAATTTTACCGCCGTGagcatttgaaaattcatgTCGCTAAGCATAATATGATAAAACCACACAAGTGTCCGCGTTGTTCAAAACGTTTTATGAAGGAGGAGCAGCTTTCCGCGCACTTGACTAAACACGAGAGAacgtttaagaaaaataaagaaccTGACAGTACATCCAAGAGATTTCTCTGTGAAATTTGTTCGAAAAGTTTTACTCAATCGACGACACTGGTTGCACATTTGCGAGCTCACAATGGCATAAAACCTTATGTATGTGAAGTTTGTGCAAGACCATTTACAACAAATGCATATTTAAAGATGCACATGAGAACTCACACACAAGAACGACCGTACACATGTCAATTTTGTGCACGTGCTTTCGCGAGAGCTGATACACTCGCAAATCATTTGACTTCACACACCGGCGAGGCCAAATATCACTGCAAGTATTGTCCGAAAAATTTCCGTCGACTGAAGTCACTCAAAGAGCACGTATTTATTCACACTGGACAGCGACCCTATGCCTGTCCTACGTGCGATCGAAGATTTAACAACAACGGAAGTCGCTATGCTCATAGCAAAAGATGCAAGCAGAATATGCTGCAGAATCAAGCCAGACAAAATCAACCACAAACTTCACAACCTCAAATTACTCAGCCTCAAATCACCCAGCCTCAAATCAGTCAACCTCAAATCAGTCAGCCTCAAATCAGTCAACCTCAGATCAATCAGCCTCAAATAAACCAACAGACAATAGCAATAGCATCAGCACCACAAACAGCTACCATCAGACTGGCACATTCTGTTGGCCCGACAATGCAAGTGGTTCAATCGAAAAATGTCAAGACAATAACAATCACAAGACCTGAAACAGTTGGTACTCATCAAATTTTACAACACCAAGAATTACTCATGCCACTTATTTTACCTCTTACTGTTACATTAACTGATTGCGATGACGAAGTTATTTTACCAGAGGGTACCAAGATATTTACCACTACGTAG
- the LOC103577466 gene encoding zinc finger protein 62 isoform X2, translating to MDAVDIEDNNQVSHNDDDNVDGNVEICRVCLLSNHLMRDLFGENDVVSLSTKAMSFANVKIHPDDGLPTQVCCECADKLESAYEFKLQVEQADSLLREKYDSLNIKEELFFNEVEVRLENERHDDVTDMVDEHYEVTGSVSDDKTSLLKDHLALLQVEKLTHHQEQYLEDEVMKDQIMQSDEQYIEDEHTDEQMITEAIESSANDNIKPESIMHDQDGIAVEEHNYIVQHQDYTLSNEQDHELINTDNVNEHDASEYLSIIGDEERLIKETESHLENVIDDEKNNCYINDNDEVNDDDDDDNNKLNTIDEIEMSKNECNNASTCHNDIDPTDQGSDDENYFENLNLSSRLSQTQSVNKPDNKIFFMCYICDQEFLSKDILKEHMNSHDEVKQTLSMKKTPDKATQKNISPIKSQPPSGKKPNKCPYCGKEYLYVISFKKHIKQHQKNDDELKENMDSLLQNDNSADSNNYDNTDTFEVIADDKHNIEEYTDNDNCNEASAHQDYQDDKQKCNICELEFDSMDKLKNHRSTHVIEGVITEQDLKDELASICQREYDQEKIIDGNLQLEVKKEYNELKCPTCFLLFGSKKSLAKHLETHESIRYRCKICGDEFTQKDDLRKHAEQHSQVKTFKCMQCNKIFANELTLRNHLIATNHKTTVHGEEYDPNKRIKRVAARAAQKIIDKISTEDSLDDSERDDDDDDYDELILKSESGVSGKTGEKSVSKKLFGKSKNLECETCGKRCISKQALAKHMDYHMRNMKAESPESKNKKNNEVKDITRSVPGFSDINDDDDDDDDDNDFDGGLDWPMDNHECSTCKKRYSTKKSLLRHQLLHEEPNFECDICNVKFYRKDKLKAHYDKCSEKNPNQVRKCNICGDTFENNDILREHRSKHVDEGILTEEDLKDLEPGSEDRKGEKIARKRRTDIVGLECTECNKQYTSRKGLLRHIQVHEGKKYLCDICPKKFYRREHLKIHVAKHNMIKPHKCPRCSKRFMKEEQLSAHLTKHERTFKKNKEPDSTSKRFLCEICSKSFTQSTTLVAHLRAHNGIKPYVCEVCARPFTTNAYLKMHMRTHTQERPYTCQFCARAFARADTLANHLTSHTGEAKYHCKYCPKNFRRLKSLKEHVFIHTGQRPYACPTCDRRFNNNGSRYAHSKRCKQNMLQNQARQNQPQTSQPQITQPQITQPQISQPQISQPQISQPQINQPQINQQTIAIASAPQTATIRLAHSVGPTMQVVQSKNVKTITITRPETVGTHQILQHQELLMPLILPLTVTLTDCDDEVILPEGTKIFTTT from the exons ATGGACGCCGTTGATATTGAGGATAATAATCAAGTGTCGCACAACGACGATGACAATGTGGATGGGAACGTTGAAATTTGCCGGGTTTGTCTCCTCAGCAATCACTTGATGAGAGATTTGTTTGGAGAAAATGACGTTGTTTCATTATCTACTAAAGCCATGAGCTTTGCTAATGTTAAG attcatCCAGATGACGGATTGCCAACTCAAGTCTGTTGCGAGTGCGCTGACAAATTAGAATCCGcgtatgaatttaaattacaagtcGAACAAGCTGACAGTttgttaagagaaaaatatgaCAGCTTGAATATCAAAGaagagttattttttaacgaagTCGAAGTGCGTTTGGAAAACGAAAGGCATGATGATGTCACGGACATGGTTGACGAGCACTACGAAGTAACGGGCAGTGTGTCAGATGATAAGACGTCATTACTGAAAGATCACTTGGCATTATTACAAGTTGAAAAACTTACTCATCACCAAGAACAATATTTAGAAGATGAAGTTATGAAAGATCAAATAATGCAATCGGATGAACAATACATTGAAGACGAGCACACAGATGAGCAAATGATTACTGAAGCTATTGAGTCGTCAGcaaatgataatataaaacCTGAGTCAATAATGCATGACCAAGACGGCATTGCTGTTGAAGAACACAATTACATTGTACAGCACCAGGACTACACGCTGTCTAATGAGCAAGATCatgaattaattaacactGATAACGTTAATGAACACGATGCAAgtgaatatttatcaataattggaGACGAAGAAAGACTAATTAAAGAAACTGAAAGCCATTTAGAGAATGTCattgatgatgaaaaaaataattgttatattaatGACAATGATGAGGtcaatgatgatgatgatgatgacaataataaattaaacacaaTTGATGAAATTGAAATGAGTAAAAATGAATGTAATAATGCATCGACATGTCATAATGACATTGACCCAACAGACCAAGGGTCTGATGACGAAAACTAttttgaaaatcttaatttaagCAGCCGATTATCACAAACTCAATCAGTTAATAAacctgataataaaattttctttatgtgTTACATTTGTGATCAAGAATTTTTGTCGAAAGATATTTTGAAAGAGCACATGAACTCGCATGACGAAGTTAAACAGACGTTGTCTATGAAAAAAACGCCAGATAAAGCTAcgcagaaaaatatttctcctATTAAATCACAACCACCTTCGGGTAAAAAACCTAACAAATGTCCTTACTGTGGTAAAGAATATTTGTATGttatatcatttaaaaaacacaTTAAACAACATCAAAAAAATGACGATGAGTTGAAAGAAAACATGGATTCGTTACTTCAGAATGATAATTCTGcggattcaaataattatgacaACACTGATACGTTTGAAGTGATTGCTGATGATAAACATAATATCGAAGAGTACACTGATAATG ataattgTAACGAAGCTTCAGCTCATCAGGATTATCAAGATGATAAACAAAAGTGTAACATTTGCGAGCTGGAATTTGACTCGatggataaattaaaaaatcatcggTCGACTCATGTTATTGAAGGCGTAATAACAGAACAAGATTTAAAAGACGAGCTTGCTAGTATTTGTCAAAGAGAATATGACCAAGAGAAAATAATTGATGGTAATTTACAATTGGAAGTTAAAAAGGAATATAATGAACTCAAGTGTCCTACTTGCTTTTTATTGTTTGGTAGTAAAAAATCGCTGGCAAAACATTTAGAGACACATGAAAGTATAAGATACCGTTGTAAAATATGTGGTGATGAATTTACACAGAAAGACGATCTTCGTAAGCACGCTGAACAACACTCGCAAGTTAAAACATTCAAATGTATGCAGTGCAACAAAATATTTGCCAATGAACTGACACTGAGAAATCATTTGATAGCAACAAATCACAAGACAACTGTACACGGTGAAGAATATGATccaaataaaagaattaaaagagTGGCAGCACGTGCAgcgcaaaaaataattgacaaaatTAGCACTGAAGACAGCCTTGATGACTCGGAAAgagatgatgacgatgatgattaTGACGAGTTAATTTTGAAGAGTGAGTCGGGAGTTAGTGGAAAAACTGGAGAAAAATCggtgtcaaaaaaattgtttggtaaaagtaaaaatcttGAATGTGAAACTTGTGGCAAGAGATGTATTTCTAAGCAAGCGTTGGCTAAACACATGGATTATCATATGAGAAATATGAAGGCTGAGTCTCCAgagtcgaaaaataaaaaaaataatgaagtaaaAGATATAACTCGTAGTGTTCCTGGATTTTCTGATATcaatgatgatgacgatgatgatgatgatgacaatgATTTTGATGGGGGGTTGGACTGGCCAATGGACAATCACGAGTGTTCGACATGTAAGAAAAGATACAGTACGAAAAAATCATTGTTGCGACATCAGCTTTTACATGAGGAGCCTAATTTTGAGTGCGATATatgtaatgttaaattttatcgcAAAGACAAATTAAAAGCACACTACGATAAATGCTCGGAAAAGAATCCAAATCAAGTGAGGAAGTGTAATATTTGCGGCGATACCTTTGagaataatgatattttacgTGAACACAGATCAAAACACGTTGACGAGGGCATACTTACCGAGGAAGATTTGAAAGATTTGGAGCCTGGCTCTGAGGACAGAAAGGGAGAGAAAATAGCGAGGAAGAGACGCACTGATATTGTTGGATTGGAATGCACTGAATGTAACAAACAATATACGTCACGTAAAGGTCTTCTGAGACATATACAAGTGCATGaaggtaaaaaatatctttgcGATATATGTCCAAAGAAATTTTACCGCCGTGagcatttgaaaattcatgTCGCTAAGCATAATATGATAAAACCACACAAGTGTCCGCGTTGTTCAAAACGTTTTATGAAGGAGGAGCAGCTTTCCGCGCACTTGACTAAACACGAGAGAacgtttaagaaaaataaagaaccTGACAGTACATCCAAGAGATTTCTCTGTGAAATTTGTTCGAAAAGTTTTACTCAATCGACGACACTGGTTGCACATTTGCGAGCTCACAATGGCATAAAACCTTATGTATGTGAAGTTTGTGCAAGACCATTTACAACAAATGCATATTTAAAGATGCACATGAGAACTCACACACAAGAACGACCGTACACATGTCAATTTTGTGCACGTGCTTTCGCGAGAGCTGATACACTCGCAAATCATTTGACTTCACACACCGGCGAGGCCAAATATCACTGCAAGTATTGTCCGAAAAATTTCCGTCGACTGAAGTCACTCAAAGAGCACGTATTTATTCACACTGGACAGCGACCCTATGCCTGTCCTACGTGCGATCGAAGATTTAACAACAACGGAAGTCGCTATGCTCATAGCAAAAGATGCAAGCAGAATATGCTGCAGAATCAAGCCAGACAAAATCAACCACAAACTTCACAACCTCAAATTACTCAGCCTCAAATCACCCAGCCTCAAATCAGTCAACCTCAAATCAGTCAGCCTCAAATCAGTCAACCTCAGATCAATCAGCCTCAAATAAACCAACAGACAATAGCAATAGCATCAGCACCACAAACAGCTACCATCAGACTGGCACATTCTGTTGGCCCGACAATGCAAGTGGTTCAATCGAAAAATGTCAAGACAATAACAATCACAAGACCTGAAACAGTTGGTACTCATCAAATTTTACAACACCAAGAATTACTCATGCCACTTATTTTACCTCTTACTGTTACATTAACTGATTGCGATGACGAAGTTATTTTACCAGAGGGTACCAAGATATTTACCACTACGTAG